Genomic DNA from Porites lutea chromosome 4, jaPorLute2.1, whole genome shotgun sequence:
gttattttttttcaagtccAGAGAGGCAGTCCATTTCCCTTTTCGCTAGCCACTTCTCAAAAGTCAGTTTAATATACTATTGTCGGGTAACTTTTAGTAAAACCAAGCCACTTCCAGTGGATTTCCAGTGGTACCAATGCTTCCGGTGGATTTTTCAAACAGCATCTGACACTAACGTTCTATCTCGTCACAGTGGAGTTtgtaagggggaggggggggggggggaaatgagaaatgaaaaaaaattatataaactAATGATATAATTTAACCACAAGATATCCTTACAGTATTTTCGTTAGGGGGCAATGATGTAGTGGTTAGCGTGTTGGAGAAGAATCTCCTGCTCATGCTATGATGATGACGGCGACGattatggtgatgatgatgttgatgatgatgttgtGGACGGGAAGTAAACCATtgcacagaaaaagaaaaaaaaaaaagaatcctaGGGTCTGTTTAAATGGAGGTGGGggccccagataggtgaggtaacatccCACCAAGGCGGGTTACCtccctacctggggtcccccacctccatgtaaacaggccctaagaatGACTTTCTTAAATTTCCATAACGGAAAATCAACGAGGGGCCAATATGAAGACAACCCGGTTTTTATTGTAATAGATATCTCAAGTTATGGCATTTATGTTTGGAATGTGACTCTGCAAGGTGGATAAAAAACACTCCCACGCCAACTTACTGACGGCTCTATTATGTAGCCAACCTGGCAAAGACTGCCATGTATTTGATTTTCAATCTGAATAAATTaagataataattatgataataacgGCTTGTTAAAACAACAGAATTGAGAGAAACTTCAACGTTTTGACCACATGGCTACAAATAGTGAACTGCATGACCAATAGGTCAATACGCTAGCTACATCTTACTTATTCAGGAGGATAAATGTAAGTACATCTAGtcgaaaaaagataaaaaacaattcaaaaccaAACAAATTTTCCTCTAGAAGAACGTTTCCATATCATCCAAGCCCAACAAAATGTGATGAAAAGAGACACCAGGACCGAGGGATTCCATATAAAAGGGGTGGGGATACTCACCGCCTACGTTACGTGCATAaatttgcagattttggtcttaAATAGAGAGTTCAGGACCGTGCGTGAaggaagaaaataataaaaaaaggaataatgaCATCCGATAACAACGTCCTCATCCCAACTCGAAATAATCAAAGCTCACATTTGACGGTCTTTTTAGAATGGTATCTTTTAGCAGGAATTCGATAAATCACGAGTCACGTCCAGATTTCCCTGAGGGGTTTAATTccaattttccgacgagcatttCCAAACCCCTCCTCAAGGGACTCACCCCCTCCTTGGAATGTAGGCCTCGATCTTGGGAAGTAATTTTCGATAATTTTATCGTTTTGCGACAGGACGAGCGCTTCCAGAGGtatccaacaacaacaacaagaacgaCAAGCTTTATTTCCATGACCATACGACTAGAAATAGTATTACAAAACCTATTTTAAGAAGAAGAACTAAAATTTCATAACAGGAAAATTAAGTtactttgttaattttttgtcaaaaaaatcaaagcaagCTGAAATACTAGTATATTTCATGCACTGTATGTGAATAAAGAGGaattcatcagttcattgatcatAACGTTTATCAGAAACTTgactttcttgtaaaaattatTCATAATCATAGAGTATATAgaacaatgaaaaagaaagtgaacttcgtcttTTATTTGATTGGATCCACAAAGAGGGCAATGCCTGTTATTTGATTGTATCTACCAAGTTCTAGCGGCTTGTGATTGCGTATTCGTAATTATACTAAAGCCCTTCTCTCAGCTGTTCCTCTTGTTAAGTTTAGTAATTAGAGGATCCTTAGAAGTGGTATGATCgttttaaaagatctataaaattctagtttttgAGAACGTTCCTGTTTTATTAAACCtacaaattttttttcgctttcgcAATATCTAATAAATCAGGATTAAAGTAAGGTTGGTTAAAATATTCTGACATCTTCTACAAATGAGAGTGAAAGCTATTTTTACCATTGCAGTGAAAAATGACATTACAAAAGATTGCTTGACGAAAGATTCTTCATCTTTAGACTGAATATACAAAATGCAGTTGAGGATTTCTTGATTGATAGTGATATTTAATGGAAAACCACCAAGTTCAGCTCTACAAGCTCTACAAGGCCTCGTTTAGTTCTTAGTAACAGTTGGAAAATTGAGGGTGTGTCTTTCCAATTTGTGAGCCGTCCGCGAACTTAAAATGTGGTGTGGCATACACACCCCAACTTTCACTATTACCTGTACCTGTTAGAATAGGGGATATCATGGCATCAAATACTTTAAGGGCAAAAGctgtttttagttttctaaGATTCGTGTGTCGTCTCAAGCTAAAGAGAGCATGAAGAGCTTTCTTCTTCAGATGTTCATGTGACACTGAGAAATTTCCCGATGAGGACTTTCCATCCATGGTCTTACACCTCAAAAAGGTTTCTATCCGTTCTTATTATCAGACAAACGTTTCATCCCACTGACTAAAAAGCTATACCATCATGCAACTTGCTACCTAGCTAGATCTTACTTGTAAAAAGCCTATTAAACAAATTAATATGGTCGTCAGCGTACTTAACATGATGATTTTTCTATCATAGCTGTCGCTAAACAGTTAGACTTCTGAGAAAGGCAAAAACTTTGAAGGATGGTTTCATATTTTTAACATGATTTATGTACTCTTTTCTTAAACCTTAAAATCATCgttgaaaaataataagaacgaattttttggttttgttacaCTTCGACGGCCACATGGCAGATACTCTCTTGATCGACATTCGACTAACTCATTGATTTCTAGAAGGCCTAAACAACTAGCTCGTTCTAGTAGTTTTTTTTCGTACTATTATCACCATGTGCGAATTCATTTCTTTGCCACAGACGACCCACGGACTTTGTGGTAAACATTTCCCACATATGTCACGTGAACGTATTTTGCTCTTTCTTTATTGATGACAAACTTTACCTTCGCGTTGCACTCTGGAAACTTGCACTCCCCAGCTCCTCTGAAGAACGGCGAGGAATGCATTCCGCGAGAGTTCTCAGCTCGCACTTGATTATTTGTGAGGCGTAAGTTGCACCACTTATTGCTCTGCTTTACTCCTCGCCTAAATATAGTGGTACAGGCACCACCCAACAGACGACCCCCGCTTGGGTACTCTTTGATTTCCATTAGTTCCCAATCTTTTTTGGTCAGTTTAAATTTTGCTGTCTTGCCATCGGTGTTCACTCGGATAGAGTGCTCTTCTTCGTCGTAGTCGTTAAGGACGGTATCCTGTCTCAGCGGGAAAAAGTTAACTTGGTCAAACATGAAACGCCATAACGCCGCCGTTGGCGATGCAAAATCAAGcttcaacaacaactaactgaCAGAGTTAACACAGAAATGTCATTACGAGGAAGGAACCAAGTATACTGTGGGGATAAGGTTATTGTACAAGTTCTTCTAAAGGGATGGTCCGCCCCGAGATCCGAAAACTCTTACGGGTTATAAAAAAGATACTCCTTCCTTACAGCTTTCATAGAAAATAGTACCTCCTCCGCTTTaatactaaaaacaaaacaaacgtttgccaatgatattaatattataaaggaagtaaagggagatgtaaagaatcaaccataaaggggacacagaaaaaatttgagccccagatgggattcgaacctacgaccctccgtgttctagatcggatgctctaacctctgagctactgaggactcgtCGGCGAGCAAGGCTCGTTTTTTTGGGTTGGACTTGCGAGCCGCATctcgcagtcacacagtccatcacaagcaacacattaaggATTAACTGCATCAAACAGTCAcattaataaaaagaaatgtctcaatgtgttttgcttgtgatggactgtgtgactccgagatgcggttcgcaagctaagtccaacccacaaaaaccacccttgctcgccaacgagtcctcagtagctcagaggttagagcatccgatctagaacacggagggtcgtgggttcgaatctggggctcagatttttctgtgtcctcttatggttgattctttacatccccctttatttcctttttaaaacaaacGTTGTTGCGTGTAAATGTACCCCTTTCGAGCTGAGCATCCCCGCATAGTCCATTGTTGTCAAAGTAACCCTGATCTGCTTGACGCAATTGCTGTTTTTAATGTATAGCGATTGACTGTCTTCATGGGGCGTTTTCActagaatagacctttttaacTCGtatctttttcttaatttagtCCATACGGTGTTACTCGAAAGTTTTTCCTCCGATTTATGAGGCTGATTATATGAGCGACGTGAGCCGGGCTGGCACACTTTGCCAAGATCTCGGCTCATCAATTACAAGTAGTAAACCTCAAGTCCTTGTGATTACATGACAACCGAGACCTGCCGGCTAACCGGGCTAAATATTTTGTATCTAATCACGCTCGCCAGGAAAGCCTGGCGAACTAAAAAAGTAGCAGGAAAGCCGAGTAACACACTGCTCATGCACATAGTTGCCAAACTCTCTGTAAACATAACGGCTCCGAGCTAGTCTACTCCTGATTCGAGCAGTCACCTCTGCAAGGTGAGGAAGCCCGGCAAACCGGCGCGGACTAGCCTCGCTCATGTAATCAGCCCCTTATTTTTAAGTGTATATGCAGGCATAATTTATGGCAATACAAGACGCAAAGTCCCTTCGGAACATCACATGACCTATATTGGTGAATCTACGAGCTAAAGACATCAATTCTtccatttttggagcaaaattaCATGCACAAAATGCCACATTCCGATCCAGGAAATTAGAGAGGGTGTCCGGGTCCCTTAAAAAAGGCGTAGAGGTGGTGCTCTCGGATCAACCTAAATCTGCCAGTGATTGTAATCATTTACATGACATTGCTTTCAAATCTTGCggagaaataaataaacttacccCTACGCTGGAAGTAGCACTTGTggtcttttttcgcttttcaacAATCTTtaagaaaatcagaaaaaaggCATCTACGTTAAACGATATAATGAACAATCTGCCAGACGAGTGTTTATTGACATCCGTTCTCATTTTTGCTCCGTTGTCAGCCACTTATTACTTAAAAGGGTCCATGAAGTTTTAAGTCGTGGTAATGACTTAGGCGATCATTTCCTACATTCCTAGCGGTTACGAATATTATCTAGTAATTAGAGGCAAACTTGGATAGGCCGCCCATGATTGAGATAATTTAAGTAATTTGTTGTTAAAAGGGCTATGTCACGATGATATTGATGTTCTAGGCCGGGGTTTTAGGTCAATTATGTGAAGTTATTCCTTAGGGCCTATTTACattgcgggggggggggggaggggagatcCTAGCACCAAAAAGATCCTTGAGCGCGGAACATCTAGTGCCATGTGCGTTCTGTATTCGGTTTACATGCAATGTGTTGTACTTTCCCTGGTGCTAGATCTTCGTGGTACACCACGTAAACCGCTTTCCCTTGGAAGATCCAAGGGTTTAGGATCTACCAAAGCAACAAGGCAACCACCGAGATACTTACCACCTCGTTAACAGTTTTTTGACGAGGACTCTCACTGGAAGTCTGGCAAGGCTTTCAGTCTGAAAACAAAAGGGAAAGGATCATGGCCATTGAGGAAAGGTATGCCTTAGTAAGTCAAAGTTTTGTTAACATACGCGTTGAAAATGGTTGAGAAAATCAGACATTTCGAGAGTGCTCCCACCTCTTCAGTGGTTTAAAAACGAAGAAGAGGAAGTACCCTTGGAACCTCTGGTTTTCTCAAGAATTTTCAACGCGCATTTTAACAAAACTTTGACTTCCACAGGGTTAGTTGCGTTGCACAGTTTCTTGTACATCTTGCCTTATTTAAGCCTATTGGTGACAGGATAGCACTAAAGACGAGATAAAAATAAACAGCGATATTTGCTACCACTCATCTTCTTTTAAATACCAAATATTAACTATAGATTTAgtcaagcctaaaagcggagctccctTTTCATACGAAACCATTTACCAGAAACAGTAGACTTTAAAAACATTCTGGCTTAGTAAGTTCTAAGCATACCCACCCTTCGCATCCCTTTGTGATTTAAGGTCTGCTTAGGGTCAGAAGTCTCATATGCATGCAGAGGTCCTTCTGGCTTGTCACGCAGGGGGATTGTGTGATGAGCCACTTTTATATTTTCTGCCAAATTTAAAAGGGAACATTTAgggcatatatatatatagggcATATATTTTACATTGCTGTTGAGATTCATAAAAGTTAATTAGTACATGCGcgcattttcaatttttagcggagctccacgcgcggcgcGAAGCGCCGCTCGTGGGCGgaccccatagctaaggaaatctacccatccccgaaaatttggtaatcacgtgatcgTTCGCCGACCGACCGTCCTTCATCACCACAGGggaaccaatgtttactctcacactttctagctacgtAGTTTGGGAGCCTAGGAGAAAACTAATTGCTCATCAATGTtgtgattaattgacagctgtcaaaacagggtattcgctgaccagtgtcacatgaccgtaccgcgggctcaagtgtcgactcATCGAGGTAGATCGAGtagaagttatccgctgacaaattaccagtttcaaatgatcgcaggctcaagtttattttttccaatgattcatatgaaatatgttgtgtttacgtcattatggccccgcactattgaGATTTCGATTTCCAACTGagctcggacgcgaaaattcagctagtttttttgaaaatacaggcggggaagaccttttcgtaccatggtcacgcgttggtcacgctctacgtccattTTTTATgctttgattggtcaaaatttgacaagtgagctcatgcggaaaatttatgcagcatcttgaaggTGTTTACTTTGACAGTTGAAGCTGACGGAGATTTGTgacaacttgtgatgtttttaactgcctTTTTCGACTGgatatacaaaatgaaatacagctgctatcaagagtcttctgtaaTTCATTGCTGGtttgtttattcagtttttggttgagaaatgcgccgcttgtcaaatttcggtaatccgatttcggacggcatcgttttcgttttcaccttgcttaatgcgtaagagggtttaaaagtctcaagctactgtggccttccttgatagttttcaggaactgaatctcgaatggtaagcctgagtaattattgtatttgatgtttgtttctgttatatctaatttcatgaagtcgagcacagtttatgcggcaagtttatgcacgtttgtaagatttgagtcgATGATGTGACCTAGTGTTAGGTTTGATATAAgtttacagaactttaaaaggccttcagatatattttctcaccacaaatagaaagaaaaagttccgaagaatatttagttataaatttggctgtagaaagaaaccttcgagcgattttcttgcctcgaggagtttatctttgaaaaaagcaaacaccgggaggccggcttaaagtaaaacataattaacttaagcttaaagactcaggatttttagagacactttaatacctGTCTTcgtaaatgaaaattgttgtctctgtaaatgtttcaccgaattatattacttttattgattgttaatagtctctcttgcaattttaatcgcttgtacgtgccgtttgttttcatcgttcttGACAACGCTTACAGGAGTACtaaaaaatgtcgcgcgtatcaaacgctttataagattacacatcgttacaactgaaaccattaaataacaaaaaaaaataaattcgttattatgttgaaccgtaactctattaaagttcattcaaacactcgaccacactgacagctcgcactagaaatgagaaccggctggccgtatgggtgattttggaatttttttgaacggtttcgctaaaagccctcgattgatcgtcctgagtATTGACTaggtgcaatttgtcttgaaaaattgtgaaatgccgcattctgtccgaggtctgtatgataaatagtactgttttaCCTCAGATGTGACGTATATagagtataaaaggttggtttacacacccttagatttgttggcaagaatttgcaAAGTAAACCTATGGAACGCAAAAACATTCGGCcttatttgttttccaagaatttgttttcgaggcctaatctactgtgatcaagagtcATTATGGCttttgaatgtgatcgaagatgtttgctattttttggaagtacatataaggctatcaactcgatgtaagaaataacttagcctttccctcaaaagtcacatgaatgggCCCTTaacttaactgatttgtggatcacaagtttattgtttgatttaaattctaaatttattaatgggaacTTCgcctttagccctggctaaatctatatattagcatCTTTCAAGACAAAATTTTTGCTTTGTCCTCGTGAAGAAGCTTTCTTCATATCTTCGGCTCTATGGCGAGGTTTATGTTTGAGCCTGCCGTCAGCTCCGTTTGGGATTTGCTGcagcttttcaaagaaaaagggaatttatttctgaaagaaataaatggttttgtgctttattacatccatttggAAATCACAGGTGATccttgcaatctgattggctcagagcgatgtgatttattcacgaatCGCACTATTTtgtgctctaaatcgcatctatttttcaaccaatgagaaagtagcacttaaacaaaacaaccaatcagatttcaaGGATCATTCACAgtaaccaatcaaattgcaggaaaacaaaaaacaaataaaggcaATATTGTGTGGCAAACTTTGTGCAAGTTTTTTGTTGccaaaactttctttttacaaaGGCAAAAATGGACGAATTTAATTACTTACAGTTTCTTAATGATGATAGTGAGCTCCTTGAGGCTGAAGAAGTACTTTTAGGGGAGTTTCCGACATTCAGTGTCCAGTTTGACgaatattttgataatttttcctCCACATCCGCTCCGGATGCGTGCGATCCCGAGTCCAGCAACAAAGAGACAAATCCAGAGCCAACTCAGAAAGTACAAAATGTAGATTCTACCAGGTTTCCTGAAATCTCAAGCGAAGAAATTGAAGAGCTCAAGGCTGTTGCCGTCAACAAAAATACCTGCCGCTCGACAAAACAGTGGATGAATGTGTTCAAAAGTTGGTGCCAGTCTCGTCAGCTAGAAAATGTAAACATAGAAACAATGGCGCCGGAAGAGCTTGACAACATCCTGAGTAAGTTCTAcgccgaagtaaaaaaaagagacGGAGATGATTACGAGCCGGAATGCCTTAAAATCATGCAGAGTGCTATTGAAAGGTATTTAAAGGAGAAGAATTATCCACTGAGCATCGTACGATCGAGGGAGTTTCACAACTCACAAGAAATCCTCCACGCGAAGGCAATTTCTCTGCGACAACAAGGAAAGGGGAAAAGACCAAACAAATCTCAGCCTCTCAGTTCGGAGGAAGAGTCTTCCCTCTGGCTAAAAGGTCAGCTTGGTGATTTTAACGGAAAAGTCTTGACCAATGTTAACTTCAAAAACTTGACTGAGCAACTTGGATTTAGAGGTCGCCAGGAGCACTATGACGCCTACGTAGAGGACTTCGTAATAAGACAACAAGAAGACGGCAGCGAAGTTGTAGAATTCCGTGAAGGTCCCACTAAAACACGAAGCGGTGGTCTAACAATATCGCGAAGAACAACACCACAAGCTATGTATTCCACCGATGGCGGAAAAACTGATCCAGTGCGCCTTTTCAAGCTTTGGTTATCCAAGCGACCCGACGGAATGAAAGATAAAGGGCCACTGTTCCTGAGCGTTATAAATCGTCCCAAATCAAATGATATCTGGTACACCAAAATTAGAATGGGCGAAAATACCATCGGCAACATCATGAAATCCATGGCCTCCTGTCTTAAGACGAACAAAAAACTGACCAACCACAGCATGAGAAAAACGTTGGTGTCCAAATTGAAAAAGTCTGGTCAGCCGCACAACGTTATTTGTGAAATAACAGGCCATGCACGTGAATCTTCGTTGGACGACTACGACGAAATAGACGAGAATCAACGGAAAGAACTGTCTCACATAATTAGCGGATTTAAAGTAGTGCCAAATGAAAACTGTCCCAACGACGTTTCCAATCAAAACAGTACAGCTGCAAAGGCAACAACAATTCAAAACACAGTCCAACAGCCAGTCCTACACCAACGAGCACCACTGGTTCCTATTAATCGCGCCCAACAGCAAGGTCAAATGCACCAGGCAATGGAATTCCTGAATCCTGATTTTCAGGCTGCTGGTTTTGCAGGATTTCCGCCAAGTTGTCCCTCACAGTTTCAGTACCGCATGGCAGCGTTGACGTGTGCTGGTAATAATGCTGCTTCATCGCAGAATTACACCGGCTgtactttcaattttttctcccAAGAAAACGCGATGCCTCAGCCACAACCGCAGAAGAAGCGAAGGGCTTATATTATTGAGTCAGACGACGAGGATTAAACTTTGAAGAAGACTATTTTTGCAGTGACAAGATTTTAAAACTGCTTGAACATTTGCACGAATGAAGTTTTTACGCTCCAATGGGTTTTTGTAAAGTGACatctgtcattttgttttgttgacatgGCACGTACATGTAAACGCGTTTCCGGTTCCGCTTTTTACGAACCAGCCTTTTGGACCAATAAAtgcagattttaaaaaaaagagtca
This window encodes:
- the LOC140934985 gene encoding uncharacterized protein KIAA1958-like; this encodes MNVFKSWCQSRQLENVNIETMAPEELDNILSKFYAEVKKRDGDDYEPECLKIMQSAIERYLKEKNYPLSIVRSREFHNSQEILHAKAISLRQQGKGKRPNKSQPLSSEEESSLWLKGQLGDFNGKVLTNVNFKNLTEQLGFRGRQEHYDAYVEDFVIRQQEDGSEVVEFREGPTKTRSGGLTISRRTTPQAMYSTDGGKTDPVRLFKLWLSKRPDGMKDKGPLFLSVINRPKSNDIWYTKIRMGENTIGNIMKSMASCLKTNKKLTNHSMRKTLVSKLKKSGQPHNVICEITGHARESSLDDYDEIDENQRKELSHIISGFKVVPNENCPNDVSNQNSTAAKATTIQNTVQQPVLHQRAPLVPINRAQQQGQMHQAMEFLNPDFQAAGFAGFPPSCPSQFQYRMAALTCAGNNAASSQNYTGCTFNFFSQENAMPQPQPQKKRRAYIIESDDED